The Podospora bellae-mahoneyi strain CBS 112042 chromosome 7, whole genome shotgun sequence genome includes a window with the following:
- the EDC3 gene encoding enhancer of mRNA decapping (EggNog:ENOG503NVYJ; COG:G): MAEFIGLQMLVTLRGNPQPVRIRGTVSGVEAGNSLTLSNVWFLQTNEWKPQLSISASEILDLSHDPSQYAPRQPVVPVPVFKQEPPVKIKQGHEPAVFIDPAIVAVGKRPSVSSTGPGKVVVPVVVDRDATPTRTVKQFHAQAQGLESDEDGAVGGDAVLEYGQVAGGGRGKKTRPPRKQRVNKLSQEATGEVESSPQPTVKTAGKGKGWRQTPMLQSTPSFQPFNSLKKVTKGGRATADNNGWASEDVTDVQEMGDFDFETGLAKFDKQNLFEQMRKEDVVDEADRLVSHNRIPKPKPGTAGGKNLHYSENVLDHHQKTFTPTILKPSREKLIPKEPSNDFWNSEADDGAMNGSEKLSDRATVMGSRQGSRRGEGKMASSRRSQSRKASAVPGQPGGGPSRVNSGVSHYHHRTSSLKGSRPSSRLSSRTAVGGGSGMSVIADKRKQQLSATAATNAHHAPHQGLYVLPSNRRIETISALQMLNLENIAHNEIGLTEEMMTENAGRGLAEVVVGTVLADPAIKVRQGSIIDAATGVLPPPTVVVLAGNNKSGSRAVAAARHLRNKGINVLVCVVGLERGERDLLEEVRQQVRLYKTLGGRVFAKGEFFEHIRKISIPMLTIDTPRTSLGSLANPAPVMLIVDALLGLAISFEELRNGDQATVYELVEWANRNEAFVLAVDVPTGVDPSSGMVSVVDGNRLYVKPRYVVSMGAPKKGLLEAMVAADINEGEDDIAVASAVPDSGEASLALDDAVSEWRLFLVDMGLGPAVWKKAGTKMRKGVDFGERWVLEMKYRGLNGTNSGPEGDPEEGEI; the protein is encoded by the exons ATGGCCGAGTTTATTGGCCTCCAGATGCTGGTTACCCTCAGGGGAAACCCGCAGCCGGTCAGGATCCGGGGGACGGTCAGCGGTGTGGAGGCTGGGAATAGTTTGACGTTGAGCAATG TGTGGTTCCTCCAGACAAACGAGTGGAAACCCCAGCTCAGCATCTCGGCGAGCGAAATCCTCGATTTGAGTCACGATCCGAGTCAATACGCCCCTCGTCAGCCGGTGGTGCCCGTGCCTGTTTTCAAGCAAGAACCGCCGGTTAAAATCAAACAGGGACATGAACCTGCCGTGTTTATCGACCCTGCGATTGTTGCTGTGGGGAAGAGGCCTTCGGTTTCGAGTACTGGGCCGGGGAAGGTGGTTGTTCCTGTTGTTGTGGACAGAGATGCGACGCCTACACGGACAGTGAAGCAGTTTCATGCTCAGGCTCAGGGACTGGAgtcggatgaggatggggctGTGGGGGGGGATGCGGTTTTGGAGTATGGGCaggttgctggtggggggagggggaagaagacgcGACCGCCGAGGAAGCAGAGGGTGAACAAGTTGAGTCAGGAGGCTACTGGGGAGGTTGAGTCGTCGCCTCAGCCGACGGTGAAGACggcggggaaggggaaggggtggaggcaGACGCCTATGCTGCAGAGCACGCCGAGCTTTCAGCCTTTTAACTCGTTGAAGAAGGTTACCAAGGGTGGGAGGGCGACGGCGGATAATAATGGGTGGGCTTCGGAGGATGTGACGGATGTGCAGGAGATGGGGGATTTCGACTTTGAGACCGGGTTGGCCAAGTTTGATAAGCAGAACCTGTTTGAGCAGatgaggaaggaggatgtggtggatgaggcggATAGGTTGGTGTCGCATAACCGGATTCCGAAACCGAAGCCGGGCACGGCGGGGGGCAAGAATTTGCATTATTCGGAGAATGTGCTGGATCACCACCAGAAGACGTTTACGCCGACGATACTCAAGCCGAGTAGGGAGAAACTCATACCCAAGGAGCCGAGCAATGATTTCTGGAACAGCGAGGCGGATGATGGGGCTATGAATGGGAGTGAGAAGCTGAGCGATAGGGCTACGGTTATGGGGAGCAGGCAAGGGTCacggaggggagaggggaagatgGCGTCGAGCAGGAGGAGTCAGTCGCGGAAGGCGAGCGCTGTGCCGGGACAGCCTGGAGGCGGCCCTAGCAGGGTCAATTCTGGTGTAAGCCATTATCATCACCGCACGTCGTCTCTTAAGGGGAGCAGGCCGAGCAGCCGTCTTTCGTCACGGACTGCGGTCGGGGGAGGCAGTGGGATGTCTGTCATTGCTGACAAGAGAAAGCAACAGCTCTCGGCTACGGCTGCTACTAATGCACATCACGCCCCGCATCAGGGGTTGTATGTCCTGCCGTCTAACCGACGAATCGAGACGATCTCGGCGCTGCAGATGTTGAATCTGGAGAACATTGCTCATAATGAGATTGGGCtgacggaggagatgatgacgGAGAATGCCGGGAGGGGTttggcggaggtggttgttgggacgGTGCTAGCTGACCCAGCGATCAAGGTTAGGCAGGGGAGCATCATTGATGCTGCCACTGGGGTCTTGCCCCCTCCtactgtggtggtgttggctggaAACAACAAGAGCGGCAGCCGAGCTGTTGCCGCGGCGAGACACCTCAGAAACAAGGGAATCAATGTTTTGGTCtgtgtggttgggttggagagaggggagagggacctgctggaggaggtgaggcaGCAGGTCAGGCTGTACAAGAccttgggggggagggtgtttgcCAAGGGAGAGTTCTTTGAGCACATCAGGAAGATTAGCATACCCATGCTGACGATTGACACGCCGAGGACGAGCCTGGGTAGTCTGGCCAACCCAGCGCCGGTGATGCTGATTGTGGATGcgctgttggggttggcgatCAGCTTTGAGGAGCTGAGGAATGGGGACCAGGCGACGGTGTATGAGTTGGTGGAGTGGGCGAACAGGAACGAGGCTTTTgtgctggcggtggatgTGCCTACTGGTGTTGATCCGAGCTCTGGGATGGTGAGCGTGGTCGATGGGAACAGGCTCTACGTCAAGCCCAGATATGTGGTGTCGATGGGGGCGCcgaagaaggggttgttggaggcgaTGGTGGCGGCTGATATcaatgagggggaggatgatatTGCTGTGGCTTCTGCGGTGCCGGACTCGGGGGAGGCGAGTTTGGCGTTGGACGATGCTGTCAGTGAGTGgaggttgtttttggtggatATGGGGTTGGGGCCGGCGGTTTGGAAGAAGGCGGGGACGAAGAtgagaaagggggtggactttggggagaggtgggtgttggagatGAAGTATAGGGGATTGAATGGGACGAATAGTGGTCCCGAGGGGGATcctgaggagggggagatttGA
- a CDS encoding hypothetical protein (COG:T; COG:Z; EggNog:ENOG503NZFN) codes for MSSLPPNVHISTHPCLQAKLSQLRSASTTARDVKTLINEITLILGTEALASALTSSPGPTDTTPLGFTYPTTHLSPSTISLVPILRSGLSMVDPLSSLLPHPPPIHHLGLFREPSTLLPVEYYNNLPNHLSSSSSEKTPDLTIVLDPVIATGGTSAAAIQTLKEWGTKRILVLSILGAKPGVELAANEWPEGTEIWLAGLDAELTERGMLKPGMGDVGDRLFLTIGK; via the exons atgtcctccctcccccccaacgTCCACATTTCCACCCACCCCTGCCTCCAAGCCAAACTCTCCCAACTCcgctccgcctccaccaccgcccgcgACGTCAAAACCCTCATCAACGAAATAACCCTAATCCTCGGCACCGAAGCCCTCGCCAGCGccctcaccagctccccaGGCCCAACA GACACAACCCCCCTAGGCTTCACCtacccaacaacccacctctccccctcaaccatctccctcgtcccAATCCTCCGCTCCGGCCTCTCCATGGTCGaccccctctcttccctcttaccccatcccccaccaatccaccacctcggcctcTTCCGGGAACCTTCCACCCTCCTACCGGTAGAATActacaacaacctccccaaccacctctcctcctcctcctccgaaaaAACCCCCGACCTCACCATCGTCCTCGACCCCGTCATCGCCACCGGCGGGACTTCCGCAGCCGCGATCCAGACCCTAAAGGAATGGGGTACAAAGCGTATTCTCGTCCTATCCATCCTAGGAGCCAAGCCAGGCGTCGAACTAGCGGCGAACGAATGGCCAGAGGGGACAGAGATCTGGCTTGCCGGGTTGGATGCCGAGCTCACCGAACGTGGCATGCTCAAACCAGGCATGGGAGACGTGGGGGATAGGTTGTTCTTGACCATCGGGAAGTAG
- a CDS encoding hypothetical protein (EggNog:ENOG503Q47K; COG:S), producing MTLQPADRVAYNHDLTPVEDAGIEGHFQQLPGPSRPRQTPHTKSSYSQEARAARRASAASRAEYDVPDTYENLGETANIPPVQNPDEESVHRYETLEQERAREQSYARDRRRPDEDPATRAAVQAEEKAEAASYPVSKKETQFYTLSYLIFFSIFGTLARLGLQAITIYSGTPIIFTSVWPNFAGSVVMGFLAEDRMLFRQEWASPSSNGADTERGSVSVDSKGARKAHLAIKKTIPLYIGLATGFCGSFTSFSAFMRDVFLAVSNDLPATNAPNRSGGHTFLAFIAIPLITISMSLAGLFFGAHMAIFLEPYTPSLPFLFTSKILDRLIVLLGWGCWLGAIIMSIFPPHDSWRGTATFALVFAPLGCLLRFYISLRLNSRAPSFPLGTFAVNIFGTAVLGMSWDLVHLPVGGVIGRQVLQGIQDGFCGCLTTVSTWVAELAVLGRRHAYIYGAGSVGTGLVMLVAIMGGLRWGDGWNPLVSTH from the coding sequence ATGACATTGCAACCAGCAGATAGGGTCGCCTACAATCATGACTTAACTCCTGTCGAAGACGCAGGCATTGAGGGCCACTTTCAACAACTCCCTGGGCCTTCACGCCCACGACAGACACCTCACACCAAGTCCTCTTATTCACAAGAAGCTAGGGCTGCTCGACGCGCCTCAGCAGCATCCCGCGCCGAGTATGACGTCCCGGATACATATGAAAATTTGGGAGAGACAGCCAACATCCCACCTGTTCAGAACCCGGACGAGGAATCAGTTCATCGATACGAGACACTCGAGCAAGAAAGAGCCAGAGAACAAAGCTATGCTCGTGACCGCCGACGCCCGGATGAGGATCCTGCAACAAGGGCAGCAGTAcaagcagaagaaaaagccGAAGCAGCAAGCTACCCTGTGtccaaaaaagaaactcAATTCTACACCCTTTCCTACTTGATCTTTTTCTCCATCTTTGGGACACTGGCCAGGCTTGGGCTCCAGGCGATCACCATCTATTCCGGAACacccatcatcttcacctcTGTCTGGCCCAACTTTGCTGGCAGCGTGGTTATGGGTTTCCTAGCCGAAGATAGAATGCTATTCCGGCAAGAATGGGCCAGTCCCTCATCAAACGGAGCCGATACCGAACGTGGCAGTGTGTCAGTTGACTCGAAGGGCGCGAGAAAAGCGCACcttgccatcaagaagactATTCCGCTGTACATTGGTCTCGCCACGGGTTTCTGCGGATCCTTTACGTCTTTCTCTGCCTTTATGAGAGACGTATTTCTTGCGGTCTCAAACGATTTACCTGCGACCAATGCCCCCAACAGGAGCGGAGGCCATACTTTTCTCGCATTTATCGCCATCCCTCTGATCACCATTTCCATGTCTCTGGCGGGCCTCTTTTTTGGGGCACACATGGCTATTTTTCTTGAGCCATATACGCCATCACTGCCTTTTCTCTTTACTAGTAAAATTCTGGACCGTTTAATTGTTCTGCTCGGCTGGGGTTGCTGGCTAGGAGCGATCATAATGTCTATTTTCCCGCCGCATGACAGTTGGCGAGGCACAGCCACCTTTGCGCTGGTATTCGCGCCATTGGGTTGCCTCCTCCGGTTCTATATCTCGCTGCGGCTCAACAGTCGTGCGCCTAGTTTCCCCTTGGGGACGTTTGCTGTTAACATATTCGGGACGGCTGTACTGGGAATGTCATGGGACCTGGTTCATCTGCCGGTAGGGGGAGTCATCGGGCGTCAGGTGCTGCAAGGAATACAGGACGGATTCTGTGGGTGCTTGACGACTGTCTCGACATGGGTTGCGGAGCTGGCAGTATTAGGGAGGAGACATGCGTATATATATGGCGCGGGAAGTGTAGGTACGGGactggtgatgctggtggcCATAATGGGAGGTTTGAGAtggggtgatggttggaATCCGCTGGTCTCTACACATTAG
- the PIF1 gene encoding DNA helicase (EggNog:ENOG503NTY9; COG:L) yields MPGLTSHLLHRALPTLERIPVLSARCVPKFRAYVHSARLTPQQPRPPQATPVSTATKPTPTTTATMGMFERATAAAANQQSQNSSRNASLKKQLFPSSSPNPVSTSTAKVDEMFLRASQQPPPAHRPSQFSSTTNPLNSQSSNISRPPVTNPKSNTLSSICSTNGSFADKVEVIHIADDTPPPQNFTNEWDLDEDDFSDEIDLDWEAPSALPEIPRAPPKSTPQKSDLPIPTSEATLTSWPDSSPSHFAPPRARAQPAPQAPAPKREYPYHAQQAPEVVKKPKRELPPAWKKEQAITIEDGEAHDHCGISEATPDAKPKATSFWDATASAVKAQKKQLKTQQKGPGGGKPVTDDVSWDDVHDAVDQHVKASKSSNAKAAAIQLSQEQRHVKNLVVEKGQSVFFTGPAGTGKSVLMRSIITDLKKKYARDPEKLAVTASTGLAACNIGGITLHSFSGIGLGKEDVNTLVKKIRRNPKAKNRWIKTKTLIIDEISMVDSDLFDKLSQIGRILRNNGRPWGGIQLVITGDFFQLPPVPEGGREHRFAFDAATWSLSIDHTIGLTEVFRQRDPGFAEMLNEMRLGKISDKTVKNFQALKRPLTFSDGIQVTELFPTRSEVERSNKARLDSLKGSPHTFQAADQSTLPENVREKLFSNMMAPPTLDLKKGAQVMLIKNMDETLVNGSLGTVEGFATEDQFGIDNGLEDESDTKKRVRAFTSALENNKNAVKYPVVRFHAVDGSQRVLLCVPEEWKVELPNGEVQASRKQLPLILAWALSIHKAQGQTMERVKVDLNKIFEKGQAYVALSRATTQEGLQVLNFNKTKVMAHPRVINFYNSLYGADVAVKKKTGRLDDFAYQKPAVAAPAKPALAKPAAAPAATTQRRAPVYDDFDADEEEAMASFG; encoded by the exons ATGCCTGGTCTTACCagtcatctcctccatcgaGCACTCCCAACCCTCGAGAGGATTCCCGTACTGTCCGCACGTTGTGTCCCGAAGTTTCGGGCCTATGTGCACTCGGCTCGGCTaacccctcaacaacctcgccctccgcaAGCCACGCCTgtatcaacagcaacaaagccgacgccgacgacaaCCGCCACAATGGGAATGTTTGAGAgggccaccgccgccgctgcgAACCAGCAGTCGCAGAACTCGTCTCGTAATGCTAGTCTCAAGAAGCAGCTATTCCCCTCGAGTAGTCCGAATCCAGTCTCGACGTCGACTGCTAAGGTAGATGAGATGTTCCTCAgagccagccagcaaccaccaccagcacaccGTCCATCCCAGTTCTCGAGTACCACGAACCCTTTGAACAGCCAATCGTCCAACATCTCCCGCCCTCctgtcaccaaccccaaatcCAATACTCTCTCATCCATCTGTTCAACAAACGGGTCTTTTGCGGACAAGGTAGAAGTGATCCACATTGCGGATGACACCCCGCCACCACAGAACTTCACAAATGAGTGGGACTtggacgaggacgacttTAGCGATGAGATCGACTTGGATTGGGAAGCCCCCTCTGCTCTGCCAGAAATCCCCCGTGCTCCACCGAAGAGTACCCCCCAGAAATCCGACCTGCCCATCCCGACGAGCGAGGCCACCTTGACGTCATGGCCCgactcttctccttcacatTTTGCTCCCCCTCGAGCTcgagcccagccagccccgCAAGCCCCGGCACCGAAACGAGAGTACCCATACCACGCCCAGCAGGCCCCCGAGGTTGTCAAAAAGCCCAAGAGAGAGCTTCCGCCGGcgtggaagaaggagcaggccaTCACCATTGAAGATGGGGAAGCCCATGATCACTGCGGCATCAGCGAGGCGACCCCTGACGCAAAGCCCAAGGCCACTTCCTTTTGGGATGCAACCGCCAGTGCTGTAAAGGCTCAGAAGAAACAGCTCAAGACGCAGCAGAAGGGACCTGGCGGTGGCAAGCCGGTCACTGACGACGTATCCTGGGATGATGTGCACGATGCTGTGGATCAACATGTGAAAGCAAGCAAGTCTTCCAACGCAAAGGCTGCCGCTATCCAGCTGAGCCAAGAGCAGCGTCATGTCAAGAATCTTGTTGTGGAAAAAGGCCAGAGTGTGTTCTTCACTGGTCCGGCCGGTACAGGAAAGTCGGTCTTGATGcgatccatcatcaccgacctCAAAAAGAAGTACGCCCGCGACCCAGAAAAGCTTGCTGTGACGGCGTCTACCGGCCTGGCTGCTTGCAATATTGGCGGTATCACGCTCCACAGTTTCTCGGGTATCGGTCTGGGCAAAGAGGACGTCAACACCTTGGTCAAGAAGATCAGGCGGAatcccaaggccaagaaTCGATGGATCAAGACAAAGACGCTTATCATTGACGAGATTTCGATGGTGGACAGTGACCTTTTCGACAAGCTTTCTCAGATTGGTAGGATTCTACGCAACAATGGACGTCCATGGGGTGGTATCCAACTGGTCATTACGGGCGATTTCTTCCAATTGCCTCCGGTGCCTGAAGGTGGCCGGGAGCACAGGTTTGCTTTTGATGCTGCTACTTGGAGTCTGTCAATCGACCATACCATTGGTTTAACCGAAGTGTTTCGACAAAGGGATCCTG GATTTGCCGAAATGCTCAACGAAATGCGGTTGGGGAAAATCAGCGACAAGACAGTGAAAAACTTCCAGGCCCTGAAGCGACCTCTTACCTTCAGTGATGGCATCCAGGTTACCGAACT GTTCCCCACCAGAAGCGAGGTAGAGCGGTCTAATAAAGCCCGCCTGGACTCTCTAAAAGGGTCGCCTCACACTTTCCAAGCTGCCGACCAGAGTACACTTCCCGAGAACGTTCGGGAAAAGCTCTTTTCCAACATGATGGCACCTCCTACGCTCGATCTGAAGAAGGGGGCTCAAGTCATGTTAATCAAGAACATGGACGAGACTCTAGTCAACGGATCTCTTGGGACCGTGGAAGGATTTGCCACCGAAGATCAGTTTGGTATCGACAATGGTCTTGAAGATGAGTCTGACACCAAGAAGCGAGTCCGCGCTTTTACCAGTGCGCTtgagaacaacaagaacgCTGTCAAGTACCCTGTAGTCAGGTTCCACGCTGTGGACGGGTCACAGCGCGTTCTTCTCTGCGTCCCTGAAGAATGGAAGGTGGAGCTTCCCAATGGAGAGGTGCAGGCATCCCGGAAGCAGCTTCCCCTGATTTTGGCATGGGCCCTTTCAATTCACAAAGCTCAGGGTCAGACCATGGAGCGTGTCAAGGTTGACCTGAACAAGATTTTCGAGAAGGGGCAAGCGTACGTCGCGCTCAGTCGTGCCACCACGCAGGAGGGCCTGCAGGTGCTCAACTTTAACAAGACCAAGGTGATGGCACATCCGCGTGTTATCAATTTTTACAATAGTTTGTATGGAGCGGACGTGGcggtgaagaaaaaaacggGGAGGTTGGACGACTTTGCCTATCAGAAGCCGGCGGTTGCTGCTCCAGCGAAACCGGCTCTGGCGAAACCTGCGGCTGCTCCGGCGGCTACTACACAGCGGCGGGCACCTGTGTATGATGATTTTGATgcggatgaggaagaggccaTGGCCTCTTTTGGGTGA